From Pseudothermotoga thermarum DSM 5069, a single genomic window includes:
- a CDS encoding ABC transporter substrate-binding protein: MRKFVVFLLIVLAAVMLLAATEYMVEDSRLTPDPNPKVGGTLRLVLSSTPESFLMYGTLDSATYSLTMGPMFAPLVQEHPMTFEIVPALAKSWEVSPDGKEVTFYLREAYWSDGTPITADDVIFTFQYFVMNKYARGNSIDRFTLPDETGQQKPVVWEKVSDKVVKAILPVPYGAFFRVTSHVYIYPKHKLEPLIDKSDPASVNKIWLSNTDPKEIVVNGPYKLVQVVTDQKVVLERNPYFWKVDRFGNRLPYFDRVEYLIIRDAEMRLAKLIAGEIDYMGISGKDYPMLKQMELEGKAPFKVYAPQPTGATPSPIHISFNFDVDDPDLKELFAKLEFREAMEYALDRERIIEEVFGGLAIPDAGLILPSNKAFYNPKVEELLRPYDLKKANELLDKIGLTKRDKEGYRLFPNGRRVEFNLLVANSPKEYQDVAYIFAEDLKKIGIKVNLQILDSSLVGQMFGAGNFQAGIRAFGNQPDLQLRKAIWQPGTQLYYWHYSTMNKDTDPPSPVFEKMFDWEKRIWELFEKGQVEMDPVKRKAIYDEVQELYHIYLPVIFVCKGVPTVAIHKSLGNAGVTEDGTLYFTVWTSYRK, encoded by the coding sequence ATGAGGAAATTTGTAGTTTTCCTGTTAATTGTTTTAGCGGCAGTCATGTTGCTCGCTGCCACAGAGTACATGGTTGAAGATTCAAGGTTAACACCTGATCCAAATCCAAAAGTTGGTGGCACTTTGAGACTTGTACTCAGCTCAACTCCTGAGTCGTTCTTGATGTATGGAACCCTTGACAGCGCAACCTACAGTTTGACCATGGGTCCGATGTTTGCACCACTTGTTCAAGAACATCCTATGACTTTTGAGATTGTCCCAGCTCTTGCAAAGTCGTGGGAAGTTTCACCGGATGGAAAAGAAGTAACATTCTACCTCAGAGAAGCTTACTGGTCCGACGGAACACCTATAACGGCAGATGACGTAATATTCACATTCCAGTACTTTGTCATGAACAAATACGCAAGGGGAAATTCCATCGATCGTTTTACATTGCCCGATGAAACCGGCCAGCAAAAACCTGTTGTCTGGGAAAAGGTAAGCGACAAAGTGGTTAAGGCTATTCTTCCAGTACCTTATGGTGCTTTCTTCAGAGTAACCTCCCACGTTTACATTTACCCGAAGCATAAGTTAGAACCTCTCATTGACAAAAGCGATCCAGCTTCTGTCAACAAGATTTGGCTTTCAAACACTGATCCGAAAGAAATTGTCGTGAACGGTCCTTACAAACTTGTCCAAGTTGTTACAGATCAAAAGGTAGTTCTCGAGAGAAACCCGTATTTCTGGAAGGTTGACAGATTTGGAAACAGGCTTCCATATTTTGACAGGGTCGAGTACTTGATTATAAGAGATGCCGAAATGAGATTGGCTAAGCTCATAGCAGGAGAAATAGATTACATGGGTATATCCGGAAAAGATTATCCAATGCTTAAACAAATGGAACTTGAAGGAAAAGCACCATTCAAAGTTTATGCTCCCCAACCAACTGGTGCTACACCAAGTCCTATTCACATTTCCTTCAACTTCGACGTTGATGATCCAGATCTAAAAGAACTGTTTGCTAAACTGGAATTTCGTGAAGCCATGGAATATGCGCTTGATAGAGAAAGAATCATAGAAGAAGTCTTTGGTGGTTTGGCAATACCAGACGCGGGATTGATACTTCCTTCCAACAAAGCTTTCTACAATCCCAAGGTTGAAGAACTTTTAAGACCATACGATCTGAAGAAAGCCAATGAGCTTCTTGATAAAATCGGTTTGACAAAGAGAGATAAAGAAGGATACAGGTTGTTCCCGAACGGTAGAAGAGTTGAATTCAACTTGCTTGTTGCAAACTCTCCAAAGGAATATCAGGACGTAGCATATATATTCGCTGAAGATCTGAAAAAGATCGGTATAAAGGTTAACCTTCAGATTCTCGATTCATCGCTGGTTGGTCAAATGTTTGGTGCGGGCAACTTCCAAGCCGGTATAAGGGCTTTTGGTAACCAACCCGACTTGCAGCTTAGGAAAGCCATCTGGCAACCAGGTACTCAACTTTACTACTGGCATTATTCAACGATGAACAAAGACACCGATCCTCCAAGCCCGGTCTTTGAAAAGATGTTCGATTGGGAAAAACGCATATGGGAACTTTTCGAAAAAGGTCAAGTTGAGATGGATCCAGTCAAGAGAAAGGCAATATACGATGAGGTTCAAGAGCTCTACCACATATATTTGCCGGTTATCTTCGTTTGCAAAGGCGTTCCAACCGTTGCAATTCACAAAAGTTTAGGCAATGCAGGTGTCACTGAGGATGGAACGCTTTACTTCACGGTTTGGACAAGCTACAGAAAATAA
- a CDS encoding ABC transporter permease — protein MWAFIVRRILIMIPMMFIISIICFVITELQPGDFISQYLDNPRISPQMIETLRRELGLDKPATYRYFMWIKNIITKGDFGYSFAYQRPVFDLIWERLGWTVGITLLTIIFQWLVSIPLGIIAANKAHTPVDYTISVIGLIGISIPDFFFALVLIYIALSFGGKAIGGLFSPQYIGAPWSWAKFVDLLKHIWLPIIVVGIDFGGLMRLMRGNMLDIIGSPFVTALRARGLEEKVVKRHIIKNALNPFVSIAGMQLPNVFSGTIIVSIILNLPTIGPFFYNALLNHDQYLVLGFLMFIALITQIGNLLADIGLALLDPRISIS, from the coding sequence ATGTGGGCTTTTATCGTCAGGAGAATTTTGATCATGATTCCAATGATGTTCATCATATCAATAATTTGCTTTGTAATAACAGAGCTTCAACCTGGTGATTTCATATCGCAGTATTTGGACAACCCACGAATCAGTCCACAGATGATTGAAACCTTGAGAAGAGAACTTGGTTTAGACAAACCGGCTACTTACAGGTACTTCATGTGGATAAAAAACATAATAACCAAAGGAGATTTTGGTTATTCCTTTGCTTACCAGCGACCTGTTTTTGATTTGATTTGGGAAAGGTTGGGTTGGACGGTTGGTATCACTTTGCTCACGATTATTTTTCAATGGCTCGTGTCGATACCACTGGGCATAATAGCTGCGAACAAGGCGCATACGCCTGTTGATTACACCATTTCAGTTATAGGGCTAATAGGAATATCGATACCAGACTTTTTCTTTGCCCTTGTGTTGATTTACATCGCTTTAAGTTTTGGTGGGAAAGCTATAGGTGGTTTGTTTTCCCCGCAGTACATAGGTGCACCATGGAGTTGGGCGAAATTTGTAGATCTTTTGAAGCATATTTGGCTTCCAATAATTGTTGTTGGTATAGATTTTGGTGGTTTGATGAGGTTAATGCGTGGGAATATGCTTGACATAATTGGTTCTCCATTCGTAACGGCTTTAAGGGCAAGAGGGCTTGAAGAAAAGGTGGTTAAGCGACACATAATCAAGAATGCTTTAAACCCGTTTGTGAGCATAGCAGGAATGCAGCTGCCAAACGTTTTCAGCGGAACAATAATCGTATCGATTATTCTGAACTTGCCAACGATAGGTCCCTTCTTTTACAACGCATTACTCAACCATGATCAATACCTTGTTCTTGGCTTTTTGATGTTCATAGCTTTGATAACCCAGATAGGAAACCTTCTTGCTGATATAGGGCTTGCGCTGCTTGATCCAAGAATAAGCATCAGCTGA
- a CDS encoding ABC transporter permease — translation MTERTKRVINQFKKHKLGVFGLWILVILYLLVIFAEFIAPYNFMESHRNFTYAPPTRIRIIHEGKLTRPFVYGLKRTRDPVTFAIKYEIDKSRIYPVKFFVRGEKYKFWGLFETDIHLFGIEADPREAMILIFGADRFGRDLFSRILVGGRVSMTVGLVGTLISVVIGAIVGAISGYYGGWVDVLIQRFIELLRSFPRIPLWLALSVLVPPHWPSTWVYFGIVIVLSFIGWMGVARVVRGMVLSLREKEFVLAAKAAGVSDFKIIRKHLIPNIMSYLIVVSTLSIPGMILGESTISFLGLGIKEPMTSWGLLLSQAQSLSVIATSPWLLTPGIFIMLAVLAFNFVGDGLRDALDPYRAVEKV, via the coding sequence ATGACGGAAAGAACAAAACGCGTGATTAACCAGTTCAAAAAGCATAAATTGGGAGTTTTTGGACTCTGGATTTTGGTGATACTCTATTTGCTGGTTATTTTTGCAGAGTTCATAGCACCATACAATTTCATGGAATCGCACCGAAATTTCACATATGCTCCACCAACCAGAATAAGGATAATTCATGAAGGAAAATTAACAAGACCATTTGTTTACGGTTTAAAAAGAACCAGAGATCCTGTAACTTTTGCGATCAAATACGAAATCGATAAGTCCAGAATATACCCTGTGAAGTTTTTTGTCCGTGGTGAAAAGTACAAATTTTGGGGTCTTTTTGAAACTGATATTCACCTATTTGGAATAGAAGCCGATCCAAGAGAAGCGATGATCTTGATCTTTGGCGCCGATAGGTTTGGTAGGGATCTTTTCTCAAGGATTTTAGTTGGTGGTCGTGTATCGATGACCGTAGGACTTGTGGGTACTTTGATAAGCGTGGTGATAGGAGCAATCGTTGGGGCTATTTCGGGTTACTACGGTGGTTGGGTAGACGTACTGATTCAAAGATTCATCGAATTGCTCAGGTCATTCCCAAGGATACCTCTTTGGCTTGCCCTTTCGGTTTTAGTCCCGCCGCATTGGCCGAGTACCTGGGTTTATTTTGGCATAGTCATCGTACTTTCGTTCATAGGATGGATGGGAGTGGCAAGGGTTGTAAGGGGTATGGTGCTGAGTCTTAGAGAGAAAGAATTTGTGCTCGCTGCCAAAGCTGCAGGAGTTTCGGATTTCAAAATCATAAGGAAGCATTTGATTCCTAACATAATGAGCTATTTGATAGTTGTCTCAACTCTTTCAATACCTGGAATGATTCTTGGTGAAAGCACCATAAGTTTTTTAGGTTTAGGTATAAAGGAACCAATGACAAGCTGGGGACTTTTACTTTCTCAAGCTCAGTCTTTGTCTGTGATAGCGACAAGTCCCTGGCTTTTGACGCCTGGAATATTCATAATGTTAGCCGTTTTGGCTTTCAACTTTGTTGGAGATGGATTGAGAGATGCACTCGATCCATATAGGGCGGTTGAGAAGGTATGA
- a CDS encoding ABC transporter ATP-binding protein, which produces MILQISDLKVYFNSPDGLVKAVDGISFELKRGETLALVGESGCGKSVTALTIMGLVKCPPAKVEGSIKLDGKELVGLPDEEYRKIRGKRISMIFQEPIASFDPLYTIGKQMMEVAMTHLDVDEDEAKRICIEMLKKVHIPLAEKRFDEYPHEMSGGMLQRIMIAIALLTNPDIVIADEPTTALDVTIQAQILNLLKELQQMYNMSVIFITHDFGVVAEVADRVHVMYAGKIVEKASVKELFKDPKHPYTKGLLHSRVKKEYKGKLLPFIPGNVPLATNLPDGCRFHPRCAYAMDICKKKLPPEVNLNGSSVACWLYAGRDAR; this is translated from the coding sequence ATGATTCTGCAAATAAGTGATCTCAAAGTTTACTTCAACAGTCCAGATGGACTAGTTAAAGCTGTTGACGGAATATCCTTTGAACTTAAGAGAGGAGAAACCCTGGCTTTAGTTGGAGAATCAGGGTGTGGAAAGAGCGTCACCGCTTTAACGATAATGGGATTGGTGAAATGTCCCCCTGCGAAAGTAGAGGGAAGCATAAAGCTCGATGGTAAAGAGCTAGTCGGATTACCAGATGAAGAATACAGAAAAATAAGAGGTAAAAGGATATCTATGATCTTTCAAGAACCCATCGCATCTTTTGACCCACTTTACACCATCGGCAAACAAATGATGGAAGTCGCAATGACACATCTTGATGTAGACGAAGATGAGGCAAAGAGAATATGCATAGAAATGTTGAAAAAAGTTCACATTCCCCTTGCTGAAAAACGGTTTGATGAATATCCTCACGAAATGAGCGGTGGTATGCTTCAAAGGATAATGATAGCAATAGCACTTTTGACAAATCCTGATATCGTTATAGCCGACGAGCCAACCACTGCTTTGGACGTAACCATACAAGCTCAAATACTCAATCTGCTGAAAGAACTCCAACAGATGTACAACATGTCGGTCATATTCATAACGCATGATTTTGGAGTTGTTGCAGAAGTTGCCGACAGAGTTCACGTCATGTACGCTGGAAAGATAGTTGAAAAAGCCTCGGTTAAAGAGCTTTTCAAAGATCCAAAGCATCCTTACACAAAGGGATTGTTACACTCCCGCGTGAAAAAGGAATACAAAGGCAAGTTGTTGCCATTCATACCGGGAAATGTTCCGCTTGCCACGAATCTTCCGGATGGTTGTAGGTTTCATCCAAGGTGTGCTTACGCCATGGATATTTGTAAGAAGAAATTACCACCAGAAGTGAATTTGAACGGAAGTTCTGTTGCATGCTGGTTATATGCAGGCAGGGATGCAAGATGA
- a CDS encoding ABC transporter ATP-binding protein, giving the protein MSCILRLEKVKKYFPIRGGVFLQIVGWVRALEEIDLQLMENEVVGVVGESGCGKTTFGRIVAKILEPTSGSIYFKDKDVTKKVPKNLLKEFRRNVQIIFQDPFGSLDPRMTIREIVAEPLEAHNIFESKKEQDEYIEFLIEKVGLYKEYLIRYPHEFSGGQRQRIAIARAIALKPKIIVCDEPTSALDVSVQSQIINLLQQLREEYKISYLFISHNLDVVYHMSDRLMVMYLGNVVECGDSKEVFENPLHPYTKALMDSTPSWDPEVRKTSTVKLFGEPPSPVDPPKGCPFVTRCPVKIERCEKEKPTLVGDEKHKVACFLWGL; this is encoded by the coding sequence ATGAGTTGCATATTAAGGCTTGAAAAAGTGAAAAAGTATTTTCCAATAAGAGGAGGAGTTTTTTTACAAATAGTTGGATGGGTAAGGGCTCTCGAAGAGATAGATTTGCAACTAATGGAAAACGAAGTTGTTGGAGTGGTTGGAGAATCAGGATGCGGAAAAACGACCTTTGGAAGAATAGTTGCCAAAATCCTTGAACCAACTTCTGGTTCAATCTATTTCAAAGACAAAGATGTCACCAAAAAAGTACCAAAAAATCTTTTGAAAGAGTTTCGAAGAAACGTTCAGATCATCTTTCAAGATCCCTTTGGTTCTCTTGATCCGCGTATGACAATACGCGAAATAGTAGCTGAACCTTTGGAAGCTCACAACATTTTTGAATCCAAAAAAGAACAGGATGAGTACATAGAGTTTTTGATTGAAAAAGTCGGACTGTATAAGGAATATCTCATAAGATATCCTCATGAGTTTTCAGGGGGACAGAGGCAAAGGATAGCCATAGCAAGGGCGATAGCGCTCAAGCCAAAGATCATAGTTTGCGACGAACCAACATCGGCTTTGGACGTTTCTGTTCAAAGTCAAATAATCAACTTACTTCAACAGTTGAGAGAGGAGTACAAAATTTCTTACCTTTTCATTTCACACAATTTGGACGTAGTGTATCACATGAGCGACCGGTTGATGGTTATGTACCTTGGAAACGTCGTTGAATGCGGGGATTCCAAAGAAGTTTTCGAAAATCCATTGCATCCTTACACAAAGGCTTTGATGGATTCAACACCCAGCTGGGATCCAGAAGTCAGAAAAACTTCCACGGTAAAGCTCTTTGGCGAACCACCGAGTCCAGTGGATCCTCCAAAAGGTTGCCCGTTTGTCACACGTTGTCCAGTCAAAATTGAAAGGTGTGAAAAAGAGAAACCAACACTTGTTGGCGACGAAAAACATAAAGTTGCCTGCTTTTTATGGGGGTTGTAA
- a CDS encoding serine hydrolase domain-containing protein: MDIEKTIDRIVESGISKIYPGATVLVAKPGQIVYQKAYGTLDGVKPTNLETIYDLASLTKVVATTTAVMKLFVEGYLHLNDTVGRFLSVEGPKRDITIQQLLSHTSGMPPYSDLWKCFKGKALLEELIKIQPVEQPGKRIIYSCLNFITLMAIVEKITSQSFDQFVYSIFEPLGMKSTRFSPGFGENIAPTSEREGKRLVGLPDDELAYYLGGVSGNAGLFSNVVDLYKFMSSLLEGQIVPKNVVKLFTQKIVQAENGKRHLGWMCPESGGSCGDLLTEKGFGHSGFTGTTIWCREDGLFVIFLTNKGFIKRHEEEIMRIRILLHNVVFGGIECSGSIF; this comes from the coding sequence ATGGATATTGAAAAGACAATTGATAGAATCGTAGAAAGTGGAATTTCTAAAATATACCCTGGCGCGACGGTTTTGGTTGCAAAGCCTGGTCAAATCGTATACCAAAAAGCGTATGGAACTTTGGACGGCGTAAAACCCACAAATCTTGAAACCATATACGATTTGGCGAGTTTGACGAAAGTTGTTGCCACAACTACCGCTGTTATGAAGCTTTTTGTCGAAGGGTACCTTCACCTTAACGACACCGTGGGAAGATTTCTTTCTGTGGAAGGCCCAAAGAGAGATATAACCATTCAACAGCTTCTTTCTCACACATCGGGAATGCCACCTTATTCGGATTTGTGGAAATGCTTTAAAGGTAAGGCGCTTCTTGAGGAACTTATAAAGATTCAGCCAGTGGAGCAGCCTGGAAAAAGGATAATTTACTCTTGCCTGAATTTCATAACGTTGATGGCTATTGTAGAGAAAATAACTTCACAAAGCTTTGATCAATTTGTTTACTCGATTTTTGAACCTTTGGGAATGAAAAGTACAAGGTTTTCACCTGGTTTTGGTGAAAACATAGCGCCTACATCGGAGAGGGAAGGTAAAAGGCTGGTTGGTTTACCAGATGATGAACTTGCTTACTACCTTGGAGGAGTCAGTGGAAACGCTGGTCTGTTCAGCAACGTTGTGGATCTTTACAAGTTCATGTCATCTTTGCTTGAAGGTCAAATTGTTCCAAAGAACGTTGTGAAGTTGTTCACGCAAAAGATTGTTCAAGCCGAGAATGGCAAAAGACACCTTGGATGGATGTGTCCAGAAAGCGGTGGTAGCTGCGGAGATTTGCTTACAGAAAAAGGGTTTGGTCACAGTGGTTTTACGGGTACAACCATTTGGTGCCGCGAGGATGGTTTGTTCGTCATATTCTTGACGAACAAGGGTTTCATAAAAAGGCATGAAGAGGAAATAATGAGAATTAGAATACTTTTGCACAACGTGGTGTTTGGAGGAATTGAATGTTCTGGGTCGATCTTTTAA
- a CDS encoding anhydro-N-acetylmuramic acid kinase: protein MFWVDLLKLANQKERTIMGLMSGTSADGLDIVIAKFTGFGRNSSFQLVKFHSIPYSADFRKKIVDLYDPAKSSVKDICLMNFEIGKIHSQMIKPFCKNVDLIGYHGQTVYHMPEQGATLQIGEADVLAVETNIPVVHSFRTKDVALGGQGAPITAYFDWVFFRKPNSVVLNIGGIANVTYTENPVIAFDTGPGNCLIDIYVKESFGLEYDDGGKLASQGKLDEKILFKLIEKDKTYLERNPPKTTGREWYNKEFIHDLPLKDLNVLRTLTYFTSWCIHENIKRYIGKVDRIYVFGGGALNKVMMDDLKSFGYKVLIPSKTFAKAREALAIALLANDFIGGLNTSITTVTGAKRACILGKLSIPW, encoded by the coding sequence ATGTTCTGGGTCGATCTTTTAAAGCTTGCAAATCAAAAAGAAAGAACGATAATGGGGTTGATGTCTGGCACATCCGCAGATGGTTTGGACATAGTCATTGCTAAGTTCACCGGATTTGGAAGAAATTCCAGTTTCCAATTGGTAAAGTTCCATTCGATCCCCTATTCAGCCGATTTTAGGAAGAAAATCGTTGACCTGTACGATCCTGCAAAGTCCAGCGTTAAAGACATTTGCTTGATGAACTTCGAGATAGGAAAAATTCACTCGCAAATGATCAAACCTTTCTGCAAAAACGTTGATTTGATAGGCTATCACGGTCAAACTGTTTACCACATGCCCGAGCAAGGTGCCACACTTCAAATCGGTGAAGCCGATGTCTTAGCTGTTGAGACGAATATACCTGTTGTGCATTCTTTTCGAACCAAAGACGTTGCGCTCGGTGGTCAGGGAGCACCGATCACGGCTTACTTTGATTGGGTGTTTTTTAGAAAACCAAATTCGGTCGTTTTGAACATCGGTGGGATAGCCAACGTAACTTACACGGAGAATCCAGTTATAGCCTTCGACACTGGACCTGGAAATTGTTTGATAGACATCTACGTGAAAGAAAGCTTTGGATTAGAGTACGATGATGGAGGCAAACTTGCTTCTCAGGGAAAACTGGATGAAAAAATCCTTTTTAAACTCATTGAGAAAGATAAAACATACTTGGAAAGGAATCCTCCAAAAACTACCGGAAGGGAATGGTACAACAAGGAGTTCATCCACGATTTACCACTTAAAGATTTAAACGTGCTGAGAACTCTCACATATTTTACTTCGTGGTGTATCCATGAAAACATTAAACGTTACATTGGCAAAGTTGATCGAATTTACGTTTTCGGCGGAGGAGCATTGAACAAAGTTATGATGGACGATCTTAAAAGTTTTGGCTACAAAGTCTTAATACCAAGCAAAACTTTTGCTAAAGCAAGGGAAGCCTTGGCAATTGCTTTACTTGCAAACGATTTTATTGGTGGTTTGAACACGAGTATCACCACCGTTACAGGAGCTAAACGTGCTTGTATACTTGGAAAGCTTTCCATCCCGTGGTAA
- the fba gene encoding class II fructose-1,6-bisphosphate aldolase, producing the protein MPLVSPKEMFKKAYGKYAIGAFNVNNMEILQGVIEAAKEERAPVILQISAGARKYAKQIYLIKLIEAALEDAPDIPIAVHLDHGDSFELCKAVIDAGFNSVMIDGSHLPFEENVKLTRQVVEYAHPRGVVVEGELGRLVGVEEHVVVDEREAVFTDPDKAVEFVERTGVDSLAISIGTSHGAYKFKGEPRLDFERLQEIAKRLPGFPLVLHGASSVLQDLVEKANKYGAKIVGAQGVPEEMIRKATIMGICKVNIDTDLRLAFTATIREVLATKPEEFDPRKYLGPAREAIKEVVKHKMRNVLGCSGQA; encoded by the coding sequence ATGCCACTGGTCAGTCCGAAGGAGATGTTCAAGAAAGCCTACGGCAAGTATGCCATAGGCGCTTTCAACGTCAACAACATGGAGATACTCCAAGGTGTTATAGAAGCTGCAAAGGAAGAAAGAGCCCCTGTGATACTTCAAATATCCGCCGGCGCAAGAAAGTACGCAAAGCAAATTTATCTGATAAAACTCATCGAAGCTGCGCTTGAGGATGCACCTGATATTCCGATTGCAGTACACCTTGACCACGGAGATTCGTTTGAACTTTGTAAAGCCGTCATAGATGCGGGTTTCAACTCGGTTATGATCGATGGATCGCATTTGCCTTTCGAAGAAAACGTGAAACTCACCAGGCAAGTCGTTGAGTATGCTCATCCACGCGGAGTTGTCGTTGAAGGAGAGCTTGGAAGACTTGTCGGAGTAGAAGAACACGTTGTCGTTGACGAAAGAGAGGCAGTTTTTACAGACCCTGATAAAGCCGTTGAATTTGTTGAAAGAACAGGGGTAGATTCGCTTGCTATATCCATAGGAACAAGCCATGGTGCTTACAAATTCAAAGGTGAACCAAGGCTTGATTTTGAAAGGTTGCAAGAAATTGCAAAACGCTTACCTGGTTTTCCACTAGTTCTTCATGGTGCATCCAGCGTTCTACAAGATCTTGTCGAAAAAGCCAACAAGTATGGTGCCAAAATAGTGGGTGCGCAAGGTGTTCCAGAAGAAATGATAAGAAAGGCTACAATAATGGGTATCTGCAAGGTGAACATAGACACCGATTTAAGATTGGCATTCACAGCCACTATTCGCGAAGTTTTGGCAACTAAACCCGAGGAATTCGACCCGAGAAAGTACTTAGGTCCGGCAAGAGAAGCCATTAAAGAAGTTGTAAAGCACAAAATGAGAAACGTTCTTGGTTGCAGCGGTCAGGCTTAG
- the rsfS gene encoding ribosome silencing factor, producing the protein MRDVLEELRLLLKLMREKEAIDPVVLDMRKTPLPTDYFVIVTANSQIHMGALRDAIVEFFESNGHPLIYFDKGTNYDWLLIDAGDIVVHVFTQRGREFYDLEGLWETTAVRLD; encoded by the coding sequence ATGAGGGATGTGTTGGAAGAACTGAGACTTTTGCTGAAACTCATGCGTGAAAAAGAGGCAATAGATCCCGTTGTACTTGACATGAGAAAGACACCTTTGCCGACCGATTACTTCGTCATCGTCACTGCAAACTCCCAGATTCACATGGGAGCATTAAGAGACGCTATCGTTGAATTCTTCGAGAGCAACGGACACCCACTGATTTACTTTGACAAAGGAACAAACTACGATTGGCTTTTGATAGACGCAGGAGATATAGTTGTCCACGTTTTCACACAACGCGGAAGGGAATTTTACGATTTGGAGGGACTTTGGGAAACAACAGCGGTCAGGTTGGACTAA